GCTCCAGTTCCGCGAGGATGGTCTGTACCGCCCGCGCCCGCGCGCTCTCGGGCGTGACGAAATGGCGGGCCGGGTAGACGTAGAAGTACTTCAGCTCCTCCCTCACCGCCCCCGTATTGCGATCGATCTCGCGGATCCGCTCCACCTCGTCGCCGAAGAGCTCGATCCGCATGATGTTGTTGAAGTAGCCCGGGACGAGGTCGATCACGTCCCCCTTCACGCGGAAGCGGCCCGGCTGGAGCTCCATGTCGTTCCGCTCGAACTGGATCTCGACCAGCCGCTGGAGGATGTCGTTCCTCGGCACCGCATCCCCCACCTTCAGCTCGAATCCCATGCTCCGGAAGTTCTCCGGGTTGCCGAGCCCGTAGNNNNNNNNNNGACCGAGGCGACCACGATCACGTCCGAGCGCATGGCGAGCGATGCGGTGGCGGAGAGGCGGAGCTGCTCGAGCTTGGGGTTGATCG
Above is a genomic segment from Dehalococcoidia bacterium containing:
- a CDS encoding excinuclease ABC subunit B (The UvrABC repair system catalyzes the recognition and processing of DNA lesions. The beta-hairpin of the Uvr-B subunit is inserted between the strands, where it probes for the presence of a lesion), yielding YGLGNPENFRSMGFELKVGDAVPRNDILQRLVEIQFERNDMELQPGRFRVKGDVIDLVPGYFNNIMRIELFGDEVERIREIDRNTGAVREELKYFYVYPARHFVTPESARARAVQTILAELE